One Flavobacteriales bacterium DNA window includes the following coding sequences:
- a CDS encoding sulfite exporter TauE/SafE family protein — MEIQTFVSLVIIGLLAGTLSGFIGIGGGVVMVPALIFALGISQHEAQGLSLTTMLLPIGILAFYNYYKSGQVTNQFILYAAIIAVAFVIGGYFGSRLSLKLNPLLVKFLFGLLMLYIGFKMIISGWDYFKK, encoded by the coding sequence ATGGAAATACAAACGTTTGTTAGCTTAGTTATCATCGGCCTTTTAGCAGGGACATTAAGTGGTTTTATTGGTATTGGAGGTGGTGTTGTAATGGTTCCTGCATTGATTTTTGCCTTGGGAATATCTCAACACGAAGCTCAGGGACTAAGCCTCACCACGATGTTATTACCCATTGGAATTCTTGCTTTCTATAATTATTATAAAAGTGGACAAGTTACCAATCAATTTATCCTTTATGCCGCGATTATCGCTGTAGCATTTGTTATAGGAGGCTACTTTGGTTCACGGCTTTCCTTAAAACTCAACCCTTTATTGGTGAAGTTTTTATTTGGCCTTTTGATGCTCTATATTGGCTTTAAAATGATTATTAGCGGCTGGGATTATTTTAAGAAGTAG
- the pbpC gene encoding penicillin-binding protein 1C, producing MKFSPFKYLKKHKKKSLVFLVLLVWYYFSLPNQLFVDPTSTVLESREGVLLGAKIADDGQWRFPHNDSVPEKFKTCILQFEDAYFYSHPGINPVSIVKAIGQNLQSNKVRRGGSTITQQVIRLARKGRSRTYFEKVIEMILATRLELRSSKDQILAMYASNAPFGGNVVGLDVASWRYFNCKPDQLSWAESATLAVLPNAPSLIYPGKNQEKLIAKRNRLLKKLYQNQLIDSLTFELALLEELPPRPYSIPQIAPHLLIRLDKSYHGKRIQTTIKASVQRDVNQIVEETYLNLSQNHIYNAAVLVLDVHSRAVLAYVGNTPTNKEHQKDVDIVTKPRSTGSILKPFLYAAMLDQGALLPHQLIPDVPTQIANYNPQNFDKHYDGAVPASAALYRSLNIPAVRMLQQFGVEKFYHYLTKMKLKDIRFAPDHYGLSLILGGAESNLWDITKNYAAFASTVNHYRELESNYYTNEFTEPNMIAEKTVDFGAVTHEKPLFDAGAIYLTLETLTKVNRPMGEENWEFYSSGQKIAWKTGTSFGFRDAWAVGTTKDYTVGVWIGNADGEGRTGLVGVQAAAPVLFSVFEQLPKADWFKVPYDELVTVTTCAKSGMLAGDFCEELDTLLVPRAGKRTTTCKYHRWVHLDQDKSFQVDNSCYDLELMQHQSWFVLPPLMEYYYQQKDPTYKVLPPFRMDCQSSGETKMEFIFPKPNTKLYLPKGFDEKVNDLVLKVAHSSPNVTLFWYLDDEYLGETKEIHEIAVMPSVGKHLITVVDEQGNELKQWTEISE from the coding sequence ATGAAGTTTAGTCCATTTAAATACCTTAAAAAACATAAGAAAAAAAGCCTTGTCTTTTTAGTGTTATTAGTATGGTATTACTTTTCATTACCTAATCAATTATTTGTAGATCCTACTTCCACAGTCTTAGAAAGTAGAGAGGGGGTATTGCTAGGAGCGAAAATAGCCGATGATGGTCAATGGCGTTTCCCACATAATGATAGCGTTCCAGAAAAGTTTAAGACTTGTATCTTACAATTTGAAGATGCTTATTTCTACTCACATCCAGGCATTAATCCTGTATCTATTGTAAAGGCTATAGGGCAAAATTTACAGTCCAATAAAGTGAGGAGAGGAGGAAGCACAATTACCCAACAGGTCATTCGATTAGCTCGAAAAGGAAGGTCAAGGACCTATTTTGAAAAAGTGATCGAAATGATTTTGGCTACGCGGCTAGAGTTGAGATCATCCAAAGATCAAATCTTAGCAATGTATGCTTCAAATGCTCCCTTTGGAGGAAATGTTGTTGGGTTAGATGTCGCTTCATGGAGGTATTTTAATTGTAAACCAGATCAACTATCGTGGGCAGAAAGTGCGACATTAGCGGTGTTGCCCAATGCTCCAAGTTTAATATATCCTGGGAAAAATCAAGAAAAGCTAATTGCTAAAAGAAATCGGCTTTTAAAAAAGTTGTATCAAAATCAGTTGATAGATTCACTAACATTCGAATTGGCATTATTAGAAGAGTTACCTCCTAGACCATATTCTATTCCTCAAATTGCTCCACACTTATTAATCCGATTAGATAAATCTTATCACGGTAAACGTATTCAAACGACGATAAAAGCTAGTGTACAGCGCGATGTTAATCAGATTGTCGAAGAGACCTATTTAAACCTTAGTCAAAATCATATTTACAATGCAGCTGTTTTAGTATTGGACGTCCATTCTAGAGCTGTTTTAGCTTATGTAGGTAATACTCCTACCAATAAAGAACATCAGAAAGATGTAGACATTGTAACTAAACCAAGAAGTACAGGGAGTATTCTAAAACCTTTTCTATATGCAGCTATGTTGGATCAAGGAGCGTTACTGCCACATCAATTAATTCCAGATGTGCCAACTCAAATCGCTAATTATAACCCTCAAAATTTTGATAAACATTACGATGGAGCAGTGCCTGCCTCAGCGGCATTGTATCGCTCTCTTAATATCCCCGCAGTAAGGATGTTGCAACAATTTGGAGTAGAGAAATTCTATCATTATCTAACCAAAATGAAACTAAAAGATATTCGTTTTGCTCCCGATCATTATGGGTTGTCATTAATTTTAGGAGGTGCTGAATCTAACCTGTGGGATATAACAAAAAATTATGCAGCATTTGCCTCTACCGTTAACCATTATCGAGAATTGGAGAGTAATTATTATACCAACGAATTTACAGAACCCAATATGATTGCAGAAAAGACCGTTGATTTTGGAGCTGTAACTCATGAAAAACCGTTGTTTGATGCTGGGGCAATTTATTTGACTTTAGAAACCTTAACTAAGGTCAACCGCCCAATGGGAGAAGAGAATTGGGAATTCTATAGTTCCGGACAAAAAATAGCTTGGAAGACAGGTACAAGTTTTGGTTTTCGAGATGCCTGGGCAGTGGGAACGACAAAAGATTATACCGTAGGCGTATGGATTGGAAATGCAGATGGAGAAGGTAGAACAGGATTAGTTGGGGTACAAGCAGCAGCTCCAGTGCTGTTCTCGGTTTTTGAGCAACTGCCGAAAGCAGATTGGTTTAAAGTCCCTTATGATGAATTAGTGACGGTAACAACTTGCGCCAAAAGTGGAATGTTGGCGGGCGATTTTTGTGAAGAATTAGATACGCTTTTGGTTCCCCGCGCTGGAAAGCGAACAACTACGTGTAAGTATCATCGTTGGGTTCATTTGGATCAAGATAAAAGTTTTCAGGTAGATAATAGCTGTTATGATTTAGAGTTGATGCAACACCAGTCCTGGTTTGTGCTACCTCCTTTAATGGAGTATTATTACCAACAAAAAGATCCCACTTATAAAGTGTTGCCTCCGTTTAGAATGGATTGTCAAAGTAGTGGAGAAACTAAAATGGAATTTATTTTTCCCAAGCCCAATACAAAACTTTACCTTCCAAAGGGTTTTGATGAAAAAGTTAATGATTTAGTACTAAAAGTAGCGCATTCTTCACCTAATGTTACATTGTTTTGGTATCTTGATGATGAATACTTAGGTGAAACTAAAGAGATTCATGAAATAGCTGTGATGCCATCAGTTGGAAAGCATTTGATTACTGTTGTTGATGAACAAGGAAATGAATTGAAACAATGGACGGAAATCAGTGAGTAA
- a CDS encoding CoA transferase subunit B: MLSKTQIAQRIAQELQDGWYVNLGIGIPTLVANYIPEGIEVEFQSENGILGMGPFPFEGEEDADLINAGKQTITALPGAVYFDSATSFAMIRGQHVQLTVLGAMEVSENGDIANWKIPGRMVKGMGGAMDLVASAENIVVAMMHTNKKGESKLLKTCSLPLTGVGCVKKIVTNLAVLEVVEEGGFKLLERAPGVSVEEIQNATEGKLIIDGEVPEMKL, translated from the coding sequence ATGTTAAGTAAAACTCAAATAGCTCAGCGAATTGCGCAAGAATTACAAGATGGATGGTATGTTAATTTAGGGATAGGAATACCAACATTAGTCGCTAATTATATTCCAGAGGGAATAGAGGTTGAGTTTCAGTCTGAAAATGGAATTTTAGGAATGGGGCCATTTCCTTTTGAGGGAGAAGAAGACGCCGATTTGATTAATGCAGGTAAACAAACAATTACAGCATTGCCTGGTGCAGTCTATTTCGATTCAGCTACAAGTTTTGCGATGATTAGAGGGCAACATGTTCAATTGACAGTCTTAGGTGCAATGGAAGTTTCTGAAAACGGAGATATCGCCAATTGGAAGATTCCTGGTAGAATGGTAAAAGGAATGGGGGGAGCAATGGATTTGGTTGCAAGTGCTGAGAATATTGTGGTGGCTATGATGCATACCAATAAAAAAGGAGAAAGCAAGTTGTTGAAAACATGTTCTTTGCCGTTAACAGGTGTGGGATGTGTAAAGAAAATAGTTACCAATTTAGCCGTTTTAGAAGTCGTTGAAGAAGGTGGATTTAAGTTGTTGGAAAGAGCGCCTGGTGTATCTGTGGAAGAAATTCAAAATGCTACAGAAGGAAAGTTAATCATAGATGGAGAAGTTCCAGAGATGAAGCTGTAA
- a CDS encoding type II toxin-antitoxin system RelE/ParE family toxin, producing MKRFPLRIKEEAIHDIRVAYVWYEKRSIGLGERFLEAIDVCFSTIKNQPKAFQEIYKGQRQAVIKTFPFVVLYHFNYREIIVFAVFNTHQHPHKKHRQ from the coding sequence GTGAAAAGGTTTCCACTAAGAATCAAAGAAGAAGCTATACATGATATTCGCGTAGCTTATGTTTGGTATGAAAAAAGATCAATTGGGTTAGGAGAACGATTTTTAGAAGCTATAGATGTTTGTTTTTCAACAATAAAAAACCAACCCAAAGCTTTTCAAGAAATATATAAAGGTCAACGACAAGCAGTTATCAAAACTTTTCCATTTGTCGTTTTATATCATTTTAACTATAGGGAAATTATTGTTTTTGCTGTATTTAATACTCATCAACATCCTCATAAAAAACACAGACAATAA